The segment ATTTTATCATCGGCGATTTTTGCCGGGACGAAGACGAGTTCCCAAAGAAGCCCGACATTTCCTGCCCCTGTTCACCGCCATCAAACTGAAGGTTTACATCCAGTTGACATTCCTGCTCCAGGTGTTGTTTAATTTCCTGTTCGTACTGCTGCATCAGACGACTTAATTCCACACTTGTGGTTGCCAGCTTCACCTGTAACACGCCATCCACCTGTCGGGTAGAAAGCTGAATGCTGTTTCCATCCTCCAGTTCAAAACTGTGCTTTTGCCAGGTTTCCGGAGTGGCTTTTCCGGCTGAAATCGTTTTCTGAACAGCCTGGGTAAGCGATGGCATCACGGTTCTGCGAACCAGCATATTTGATACAGGCATTTCTCCCATTCTGGCAAACAAAGCGTTGGAAGTATCCTTCTGCTCGGTCATCTCAACCGATTCTTTTAAATATTCTTTCAGCATCAACTCTTGCTCGGTTGTCATCGCAGAATTTTGGCCGGGACTCATCTGGTTCTGAATGGCTTGAACCGGAACATCCAGTTGCGACAGAAAGGAAACCGGAGCTTTTGTGTCTCTGCCCTGGGTAATAACGTCAAGCCGCTCGGAGGTCAGTTCCTGCCGGCCCGAAAAAGCATAGTTTTCACGAAATCTCTTTTCTCTTACTTCTTCAGCCTTTTGGCTTTGTATTCCCTGGTTTAATTCAGGAGTACCTGTGGTGGTTTGGCCGGTAGCTGCCCGCATAGCCTGTTTTGTGACATCCACCTTTGCTTCAGGCTCGGTTTCATTGGTCTCAGAGTTTTCCTCAACCTGCTGTTTCTGGATGTTTGCAGATACCTGCTCAGCTACTTTTTGATTCTTTTGCAGAGGAGCTGCTCCTTCATTCACCAAAGGTGAGGCAGGAGCCTGGTTTTGTACATTGTTTGTTGAAGAAGTTTTCGATGAATCTCCTTCAGCCTCCTGAAGTTCAATTTCTGATTCAGACACCTTTTCTTTAACCGAAAAAGTGGTTTTCGTTGTATTTCCACCTTCAGATGTTTCCGTGACTTCAGAGCCACTCTTAACCGAAGACTCCATTTTTGGTACTCCCGGTTCAACAGCCTTAGCTTCCCCTGCCCCGGCTACCTGTTCAGCAGCCGGTTTTACTACCTGGTCGGCATTCTTTGCTTCAGAAACTTCCGTGGTGTTTGTTACCTCAGCGTTCCCTTCGGAATTCAATGGTGTACTTATAGCTTTGGCCGGTTTCGAAATGGTTGATGCGTCTGATTTATCTTCGGTTTCAACCGCTGACCCGGCCGTTTCTATATTCTTTTCAGTTGCCTTATTTGAAGGCTCAACGGCAGTGGGAGATGTCTTTTCGCCGGCATCGGTTAACACAGTATGCTCTTTCTCAACTTGAGAATTGCTTTTAGACTCAGCCGGTTTAGACTCAGGAATTTTAACTTCCTTTTCTGCCTCCGTTACTTCCTGATTCTGTTCATTTTCAACTTGCTCTTGCACCGCTACTTTTTCATCTCCTGTAACTTCGACCTTAGCAGGTGTGGTTTCATGGGCAAGGGGTGCTTCTTCCGACAGACCTTTCTCCTTCTTCGAAGAAGTGTTATCAGATTCCGCTTGCTGTCCAAAACCTTGTACGGTTTTCAGTATAGAACCAAATAGTCCCGGTGAAGCCTGATCTCCTTCAGCTCCTGGTGTTTTTGTAATATTTGTTGCAAGCCCGGCTTCTTTACTACTTCCGGCTGATGATAGTAACTGCTTTATCATAGCATAATCTCCGTCATAAGTTTGGCTGCTTTATCGGAATTCAGTGACCGCAGAATTTTCTCCCGCTGAATGGTGCCCCCTCCATTGTAAAGCCTTACCAACTGCTCGTTGGTCATTTTCTCAAGGATAGGAGCAAGATCGTCTTCCTCCAGGTTTAATAAACTTTTAATACGCTGCGCGAACTCTTCTTTGCTGAGCTCCTGAATATCCTCAGCATCGGTTTCTTCCGGCTGATTTGCTTTGAGCACTTCGATCTCAGCAATCAAAGAATCGACTCTTTTATGCAAAAGGGTATTTTCTTCCAGTGCCAGCTGAAGCTCATCGGTAACCAAGGTGTCAACGGCTACAGAATCCATTACCATTGTTGTATCAGAGAGAACGGCAACCACCGAATCTTCCTGAGCAGGCAAGCCCAGTGCTTCAAATTCAGCGTCCAGCTTTTCTTCCTGTGCCTGCACCAATTCATTGTACTCCTCTTTATTGATATAGGGATACAAGAAGTACATGGCGACAATCATCACCAACAATGGTACAGTTATTAAACCCGCAATTTTAAGTATTACTGCTTTGTTCATCGCTTAACGGCTAAATGATTGAGTTGCAATTTCATCCATAAATTTCTGTTCATCTTTGGCCACACGTTCCGAAAAAAGTCCCTTTTCAAATTCTTTCACTTTCTCCAGTATGTGAAGGTTCTTATGCGCCGCGGCCAGTTTCTCTCTCTCTTTGGAAACCTCAACTTCAGCTTTGTCCAGATCCCTGCTCAGCTTATCCATTTTCTGATGCACCTGTTGCAGATGAGCCGATCGTCTTCGGATCATATGAATATTCTCCACTGAGTTATCTTCGGCGTTTTGCAGAAAGGTTTTCAATTTCCCCTGTACATCATCACGCACATCGCTGATCTTCTGCTTTTTGGAAACCTGCTCAGCCAGCTTTTGCTTCTGAAGCTTTTCCTGGTGTTTCCGAACTTTAAGAACCGGTGCAAGAGAGAATTTGAATTTCATGTCTGTTGCTCGTGATTTTTATTCAATAATTTTCTTTAGCGTATCCCAGAGATCATCGCTGAAATCTGTTTCGTTTAAGTCCTGTATCAAAAATGATTCCAAACCCGGATGTTTTTTTATGGATTCGTCAATTTTTGGGTTTGAACCTTTTACATAAGCGCCAATATTGATCAGGTCTTCGGCCTCGCGATAGGTAGCCAGCAGCTCCCGGGCTTTCATCGCAATTTGCCGTTGCTCGGGTGTTACAATCTTGGTCATAACCCGCGAAATACTTTCGAGGATATCAATCGCCGGATAATGATTTTTATGCGCTAAACGGC is part of the Gracilimonas sediminicola genome and harbors:
- the fliJ gene encoding flagellar export protein FliJ, with amino-acid sequence MKFKFSLAPVLKVRKHQEKLQKQKLAEQVSKKQKISDVRDDVQGKLKTFLQNAEDNSVENIHMIRRRSAHLQQVHQKMDKLSRDLDKAEVEVSKEREKLAAAHKNLHILEKVKEFEKGLFSERVAKDEQKFMDEIATQSFSR